The sequence TAACCACGGACTGAACCGACACGAGGGCGCCGACGGCCGCGAAGGGGCGGACGAGGACCTTGACCACAGACTGACTCGCCACGAAGGGTGCTCATGGCTGAGAAGAACCAAGAACTGATACGAACCGGGATCGTCGCCGACGGCGACCGGCTGGAGGAGCTCCTCGACGACCTGGTGGAGCGGGTGGCGCGGGAGTACGCCGAAGAGCCGGACCTCGCCGTGGTCGGGGTGCGCGCCGGCGGAGAGAGGCTCGCCCACCTCCTGGCCGAAAGGCTCACCGAGCTGAAGGGGACCCCGGTGCCCCTGGGGTTCGTGGACATCACCCTCTACCGGGACGACATCCACCGGTTGGGCTATCTGCCCCAGGTGGGCGCCACCGAAATTGACTTCCCCCTCGACGACGTGGTGGTGCTCCTGGCCGATGACGTCCTCTTCACGGGCCGGACCGTCCGGGCCGCCATAGACGAGCTCATAGACTTCGGCCGCCCCAAGGCGATACGCCTCGTCGTCGTCGCCGAGCGGCCGGGGAGGGAGCTTCCCCTCCAGCCGGACTACGTGGGCCTCCACGTTACACCCGCCCCGGGAGAGCTGGTCCTGGTGCGGCTGGACGACCCCGAACCGGGCGTGTTTCTCTACCGGCGCTGACCAGCCAGGCAAGGGGTTTTGCCAGAGGCATAGCTCGCTTCGCTCGGTTAAACCCCTTGTCTCCTCAATACGGGTGGCGTAAGATGCTCAAGAGTAAAGACCTGTTGGGTATCCGCGAGCTCGAGGTCGGCGAGATCGAGCTCATTCTCGACCAGACGGCCAAGCTGGAGGAGGTCTCCAACCGGGCGGTGAAGAAACTGCCCGCCCTGCGCGGCAAGATTGTCGCCAACCTCTTCTACACCCCCTCCACCCGGACGCGCATCTCTTTCGAGAGGGCCTGCAAAGCCCTTTCCGCCGATTTGATCAACATCGGCCAGCTCCCCAGCGCCCTGGGCGAGACCCTCACCGACACCGCCCTGACCCTCCAGGCCATGGGGGTGGACATCATCGTCGTGCGGCATCACCTGGCCGGCGCGCCGGTGCAGCTCGCGCGCAACATCGAGGCCAGCGTCATCAACGCCGGCGACGGGGCACACGAGCACCCGACCCAGGCCCTGGTGGACGCCTACACCATCCGCCAGTCTCGGGGGCGGATCGAGGGGCTGAAGGTCGCGCTGTTGGGCGATATCCGCCACGCCTCGGCCGTCAAGAGCGACCTTTATTGCCTGGTCAAGCTGGGGGCCCAGGTCGCCGTGGGCGCCCCCAGCACCATGATTCCCGAGGGGCTCTCCGAGTTCGGCTGCCAGGTTTTCCACACCGTCGAGGAGGCGGTGGACTCGGCCGACGTCATCATCACCACCCGTGTCAGCCTGGACTACGGCAACGACAAGCTCCTGCCCAGCCTCCGTGAATACTCACGCTTCTACAGCTTGAACTCCGAGCGGCTCGCGCTGGCCAAGCCCGACGTGATGATCCTGCACTCCGGGGCCATCAACCGCGGGGTGGAGATCACCTCCACCGTGGCCGAGCGCGCCCGTCCCCATCTCCAGCGTCAGATCGCCGCCGGGGTCACCGTCCGCATGGCGGTGCTCTACCTGTTGGCGATGGGGAGGGGGGTGTCATGAAGTCGCTGCTCTTGAAAGGCGGGCGGGTTCTGGACCCGGCCAACGATCTGGACTCACCGGCCGACCTCTTGATGGAAAAGGGCCGCGTCACCAAGGTGGGCCGGGACGTCACGGCCAAGGGAGCGGAGGTCCTCGACTGTTCCGGCCTTCTCGTCACGCCGGGGCTCCTGGACACCAAGGTCCACTTGAACGAGCCCGGCCGCGAGGATCGGGAAACCATCGCCACCGGCACCCGCGCCGCCGTCCTGGGGGGCTACACCGCCGTCGCCTGCCGCAGCACGCGGGAGATGGTGATGGACAACCAGACGGTGGTGCAGTTCATCCGCCGCCGGGCCGCCCGGGACGGCGTTGTGCGGGTTTATCCCATCGGCGCCGTGACCAAGCGCATGGCGGGAGAGGAGCTGGCCGAGCTGGGCGAGCTGGCCGCCGCCGGGGCGCTGGCCGTTTCCGACGACGACCACCCCGTGGCCGACGCCGCCGTCATGCGCCGCGCCCTCATCTACGCGCGGATGTTCGATCTCCCCGTCCTCAGTTTCCCCCTGGACCCGGAACTAGCCGCCGACGGGGTGATGCACGAGGGGCGGACGAGCACCGAGCTCGGTCTTCCCGGCGTCCCCTCGGTGGCCGAAGAGGTTATCGCCGCCCGAGAACTCATCTTCGCCGATTCCCTGGGGTGTCCCGTCCACCTAAGCCCCGTCTCCAGCGCAGACACGGTGGGCATTCTCCGGTACGCCCGGGAGCGCGGCGTCCCCCTTAGCGCCGAGGTGACGCCCCACAACCTGCTCCTGACCGACGCCGCCTGCGAGGGCTACGACACGAACGCCAAAGTTTCCCCTCCCCTGAGGACCGAGGCTGACCGGAGGGTTCTGGTCGGCGCCGTGGCCGACGGGACTATTTCCGTCATCGCCAGCGACCACTCCCCCTGCACCGTGGCCGAGAAGCAGACCGAGTTCGCCCGGGCCGCCGACGGCATAGCCGGCCTCGAGACGGCCTTCGCCGCCCTCTACACCGGACTGGTCCTCACCGGCGAGCTTCCCCTGGAGCGCCTCATCCGGGCCATGACCACCGCGCCGGCCAAGGTTCTGGGCCTTGCCCTCGGCTCCCTGACCCCGGGCTACCCCGCCGACGTGACCGTCTGGGACCTGGAGCGAGAGTGGACGGTGGACGTGGAGCATTTCGCCAGCAAGGGGCGCAACAACCCCTTCCACGGAACGCGGCTGAAGGGCAGATCCGTGGTGGTTATCGTGGGCGGCCGCTTAGTGGTCCGAGACGGCGAACTGATAGACTGACGGTCGGGCGCCCTCCCATCCTCCATCCTTGCGGTGGAGCGTTTTTTATGCGAATATCGGCTTGGAGAAATGCCGGAGTTCAAAAGGGGAGTTTTGATGCGGGTTTTCCTGATAGTCTTCATCCTCCTTGTCTTCGGGGCTTCGGCCAACGTTCCACCGACGCTGGACCCCTACTTCGATGCCGGTGCCCTGGA is a genomic window of bacterium containing:
- the pyrR gene encoding bifunctional pyr operon transcriptional regulator/uracil phosphoribosyltransferase PyrR codes for the protein MAEKNQELIRTGIVADGDRLEELLDDLVERVAREYAEEPDLAVVGVRAGGERLAHLLAERLTELKGTPVPLGFVDITLYRDDIHRLGYLPQVGATEIDFPLDDVVVLLADDVLFTGRTVRAAIDELIDFGRPKAIRLVVVAERPGRELPLQPDYVGLHVTPAPGELVLVRLDDPEPGVFLYRR
- a CDS encoding dihydroorotase, which encodes MKSLLLKGGRVLDPANDLDSPADLLMEKGRVTKVGRDVTAKGAEVLDCSGLLVTPGLLDTKVHLNEPGREDRETIATGTRAAVLGGYTAVACRSTREMVMDNQTVVQFIRRRAARDGVVRVYPIGAVTKRMAGEELAELGELAAAGALAVSDDDHPVADAAVMRRALIYARMFDLPVLSFPLDPELAADGVMHEGRTSTELGLPGVPSVAEEVIAARELIFADSLGCPVHLSPVSSADTVGILRYARERGVPLSAEVTPHNLLLTDAACEGYDTNAKVSPPLRTEADRRVLVGAVADGTISVIASDHSPCTVAEKQTEFARAADGIAGLETAFAALYTGLVLTGELPLERLIRAMTTAPAKVLGLALGSLTPGYPADVTVWDLEREWTVDVEHFASKGRNNPFHGTRLKGRSVVVIVGGRLVVRDGELID
- a CDS encoding aspartate carbamoyltransferase catalytic subunit, producing the protein MLKSKDLLGIRELEVGEIELILDQTAKLEEVSNRAVKKLPALRGKIVANLFYTPSTRTRISFERACKALSADLINIGQLPSALGETLTDTALTLQAMGVDIIVVRHHLAGAPVQLARNIEASVINAGDGAHEHPTQALVDAYTIRQSRGRIEGLKVALLGDIRHASAVKSDLYCLVKLGAQVAVGAPSTMIPEGLSEFGCQVFHTVEEAVDSADVIITTRVSLDYGNDKLLPSLREYSRFYSLNSERLALAKPDVMILHSGAINRGVEITSTVAERARPHLQRQIAAGVTVRMAVLYLLAMGRGVS